The genomic DNA TGGCCATGTGGACAAGGTTTGTCTGTATATTACACAGACAATTAACAAGATTAGTGCTAACGCAACGCATACGATTGCAAAAGTAAGCCGACGGTGCTCAGTCCACCAATTGGGCCTAATTTTGAAGGGGAGTGCCGCGAGGTAAGGGAAAAATACGGAGATTAGGAAACAAAGTTGAAGTTTGTACAAAAGCTGCGCAGGGATGAGTTCCATGCCAAGAGCCAAAGCGATGATATAGAAGATGATAGCTATAGCAGCCCAAGCTGCAAGAGCATCTTTCCAGAGTTCCCAATACTTTCGCATACAACCAGTATATCATAAGCCTAGGAGGGCACAAACATTATGACATTGTATCATCTGTTCAGGTTTTTCTTGAGAGAAGAGGGCTATCCTAAACGATGTAGCCACGAGGCTTTAGCCTCGTGGCCCCGACCTTAAAAGGTCGGGGCTACAGGAGGTGGTAATTTCGGGGCTACATGTTGGAAGATTGGAGCCGATGCTTCAATCTTGACAAAATGAAATTAAAACTCAAATGAGAGGTTAAAAATTTTGAATTTTTATTTGTCATTTTGCCTTTTGCTCTTTGATTTTTGACATGAAACTACGTCCATACCAAGCGGAAGTAGCTAAAGCTATAATCGAGAGTATCCAGAGCAATCTCGGCTTAACATTCTCAGTTGAAATCGCCCGACAAGGTGGTAAGAATGAGCTCTCTGCCCACCTTGAAGTTTTGCTGATGACTATGTTCATGGCTGCCGGCGGCAGCGCTATCAAGTGCTCCCCCACGTTCAAGCCGCAGACAATCATCTCCATGAGCCGGCTTAAGGAAAGGCTGGACGACTTTGGCTTCGGTGGCATCTGGTTTACTGAGGCTGGCTATATGATTAGGCTGGGCAATGCCCGCCAGATATTCCTGTCTGCCGATGAGTCTAGCTCGGTTGTTGGTCATACTGCTGACATACTTTTAGAGATAGACGAGTCTCAAGATGTAGCCAAGGACAAATACACCAAGGAATTTAGGCCAATGGCATCAGCTTCGAATGCTACCACCGTCCACTATGGCACAACCTGGGATGATAACACCTTGCTCGAGGAGGTCAAACAGACTAACCTGGAGATGGAGAATAAGGACGGCATCAAGCGCCATTTTCGGTACGACTGGCAGGAAATAGCCAAGTACAATCCTAGCTACAAAGACTTTGTTGAGTCTGAGCGGGGACGCCTTGGCGAAGACCATCCCTTGTTCAGAACTCAATACGCTCTGCTGCCAATTCGAGGCGGCGGTGGCTTCCTGACAAGCCAGCAGATCGCCCAGCTCCAAGGCAATCATTCTAGGATTAGCCAGCCCGAGGAATGTAGAACCTACATAGCTGGCATAGATTTCGCTGGCGAATCTGAGCAGCTTGAAGACGAGATTCTAACCCGCTTAGGCAGGGACGCAACTGTCATAACCATTGCCGAGGTTGTATCTGAGGCTACTGATATGGTGGTTAAGGAGCTCATAATGCATGTGGTGGAGCACTATAGCTGGGTGGGTAAGAAGCACTCCGAGCTCTATCCTCAGATGGTTGACGTGCTCAAAAAAGTCTGGCATTGTAGCCGAATTGTCACCGATGCTACGGGTGTTGGCGAGCCCATCACCAGCTTTTTGCGTAAGTCATTAGGTAGCAAAGTTATACCCTTTAAATTCACCCAGAAGACGAAGTCGGAAGCGGGCTTTGATTTGTTGGCTGCCATCAACTCGGGCAGGCTCAAGCTTTATAGGCAGGATGGCTCTGAGGATTACCAAGAGCTGATGTTTGAGCTGCAGAAAGCCAAGAGCATCTACAGGCCTAACCAGACCTTGAACTTCTTTGTCTATCCCGGTGATGGCCATGATGACTACCTGATGAGTCTAGCTCTGGTGGTTCAGGCGGCAAATAGGTGTGTGCCACGAAAGGCTATAGGCCGATTAACCAGCTGATAATCAACTGTTAAGAACGAGAAAAGAAACGGACGAGGCTTAAGCCTCGTCCGTTGTTTGTGAACGCTATCGGTTCAGTGCCATTAGATCAAGCTGGGCAATCCCTTAGCCGCTTCCTCCATATCACGGAGTCGGCCTGTGGATTCTTTTATTCGTTCCTTCTGAGCCTGGGCAAAGGCTGTAGCCCTGTCGTAATAGTCCCTTACCTTTTGGACAAAGGCCAACTGCGACAGTATTACAGTGACATCGACGGAGGATCCGCCTCTGGGGAAGTCGCCAGCTCTGATTACGGCATTTTCCGCCAGCTCTCTCAGATAGTCGCCCAGGCCTTTAGCTATATCCATAGACATGTCTTTGGATGGTGCTGCCATAAGATATAAAGCTCTGCCGGCATCCTCAGGACCGCAGGTGATAGAAAGTTCGCTAAAGGCGGCATCCATTGCCTGCATAGCCCTCAAAGTCTCATCGCTCTTCTCTTTAAAGCTGACCTTGGCTAGTTCCCAAGGGAAGCGGAAGGCGCGTGGTATGCTCGCACTACCGACGCCGATGGCTGTCCAGCCATCTATGGATTGCATAATATCACCGGCATCTAGCACTTTAGCGCCGACGTATTTGTATTTGACTATCTCGCCAGCACACATCATGTCGTAGAAAGGTTCGACTATTTTTGAGTTTATTCTCTCCAAATTCATTGCCAGACTGACGTCCTTTCTGACATACCGTTGATTATCTGCCAGAAAGACGCCATCCGTCACTGAATGTATAGACTTCAAGCAAGTGGCAGTATTATAGACGCTTCGCAGCTCAGCCATCTCTTCGTGCTCGAAAGGAAGAACAACCAAACCATAAACCGCCTTACCTACATAGCGTTCCTTGAGCATTTGGGAGATTACAGATATGGCACCGGAGCCAGTGCCACCGGCTGCCCCGGCGATGAGCAGGAAAGCATGAGTCTGGTAGAAATTGGGTGCAGTCCTAACAGCATCTACCACCTTGTCACCGTCTTCTCTGGCTAACTCAGCGCCCATCTCGTTTATCTTGCCCACACCATGTCCCCAGGTCTTGCGCCCACCGATGAGAATGCGGTGCATAAAATCGGAGCCAATGTGAGTTAAGCCAGTAAGGTCAGTCTGGTCTGTGTT from Chloroflexota bacterium includes the following:
- a CDS encoding cell division protein FtsZ yields the protein MRLLVIGLGQCGSRVADQFVRLNKQAQAQWGINIVTGAFAVNTDQTDLTGLTHIGSDFMHRILIGGRKTWGHGVGKINEMGAELAREDGDKVVDAVRTAPNFYQTHAFLLIAGAAGGTGSGAISVISQMLKERYVGKAVYGLVVLPFEHEEMAELRSVYNTATCLKSIHSVTDGVFLADNQRYVRKDVSLAMNLERINSKIVEPFYDMMCAGEIVKYKYVGAKVLDAGDIMQSIDGWTAIGVGSASIPRAFRFPWELAKVSFKEKSDETLRAMQAMDAAFSELSITCGPEDAGRALYLMAAPSKDMSMDIAKGLGDYLRELAENAVIRAGDFPRGGSSVDVTVILSQLAFVQKVRDYYDRATAFAQAQKERIKESTGRLRDMEEAAKGLPSLI